From a single Adhaeribacter swui genomic region:
- the ffh gene encoding signal recognition particle protein, translating into MFDNLSTKLDRAFKTLKGQGSITEINVAQTIKEVRRALVDADVNYKVAKTVTDKIKDEAMGRDVLIAVSPGQLMVKIVHEELTELMGGEKQDIQIKGDPAVILIAGLQGSGKTTFTGKLANYLKKQNRNVLVAACDVYRPAAIDQLKVLAEQVGVEAYTEPDNKNPLQIAQNAIAYAKTNNKKVVIVDTAGRLAVDEAMMREIAQLKDVLKPTETLFVVDSMTGQDAVNTAKTFNDRINFDGVVLTKLDGDSRGGAALSIRAVVEKPIKFISTGEKMEALDLFYPDRMAQRILGMGDVISLVERAQQTFDEEEARRINQKIRKNQFNFDDFLSQLEQIKKMGDIKDLVSMIPGVGKAMKDVEIDENAFKPIEAIIKSMTKDERANPDMISGSRRNRIAKGSGTNIQQVNNLMKQFNDMRKMMKNMNKLTGKGGALSKMKSFK; encoded by the coding sequence ATGTTTGATAATTTAAGTACCAAGTTAGACCGGGCTTTTAAAACCCTGAAAGGCCAGGGCAGTATCACCGAAATTAACGTAGCGCAAACCATAAAAGAAGTACGTAGGGCTTTGGTGGATGCCGACGTAAACTATAAAGTTGCCAAAACGGTAACTGATAAAATTAAAGACGAAGCCATGGGCCGCGACGTGCTGATTGCCGTATCGCCGGGCCAGTTGATGGTTAAAATTGTGCACGAAGAGCTCACCGAATTAATGGGCGGCGAAAAGCAGGATATCCAGATAAAAGGCGATCCGGCTGTTATTTTAATTGCGGGTCTGCAAGGTTCGGGTAAAACAACCTTTACCGGCAAATTGGCCAATTATCTTAAAAAACAAAACCGCAACGTATTGGTAGCGGCTTGCGACGTGTACCGCCCCGCTGCGATTGATCAGTTAAAAGTATTGGCCGAGCAGGTAGGAGTAGAGGCTTATACCGAACCTGATAATAAAAATCCGTTACAAATTGCGCAGAACGCTATTGCTTACGCCAAAACCAATAATAAAAAGGTAGTAATCGTGGATACTGCCGGCCGTTTGGCCGTGGATGAAGCCATGATGCGCGAAATTGCTCAGTTAAAAGACGTGCTGAAACCAACTGAAACCTTGTTCGTGGTAGATTCCATGACGGGCCAGGATGCGGTAAACACGGCTAAAACTTTTAATGACCGCATTAATTTTGATGGGGTAGTTTTAACCAAACTTGATGGCGATAGTCGCGGGGGAGCTGCTTTGTCTATCCGGGCGGTAGTTGAAAAACCCATTAAGTTTATCAGCACCGGCGAAAAAATGGAAGCCCTGGATTTGTTCTACCCAGATCGGATGGCGCAACGGATTTTAGGTATGGGCGACGTAATTTCGTTGGTAGAACGCGCGCAGCAAACCTTCGACGAAGAAGAAGCCCGCCGGATTAACCAAAAAATCCGCAAGAACCAGTTTAACTTCGACGACTTTTTATCGCAACTGGAGCAAATTAAAAAAATGGGGGATATTAAAGACCTTGTTAGTATGATTCCGGGGGTAGGTAAAGCCATGAAAGACGTGGAAATCGATGAAAATGCTTTTAAACCCATCGAAGCTATCATTAAATCCATGACCAAAGATGAACGGGCTAACCCGGATATGATCAGCGGCAGCCGGCGCAACCGCATTGCCAAAGGCAGCGGCACCAACATTCAGCAGGTAAATAACCTGATGAAGCAGTTTAACGACATGCGCAAGATGATGAAGAACATGAATAAGTTAACCGGTAAAGGCGGTGCTTTATCTAAAATGAAATCGTTTAAATAA
- a CDS encoding nucleoside deaminase: protein MTEDKKQEFMREAIQLSMDTMKAGHGGPFGAVIVRNNQIIARGFNNVLATNDPTAHAEVDAIRKACAALQTFQLTDCELYTSCEPCPMCLGAIYWARFRKVYYGNTKQDAAAIGFDDHFIYEQIDKPLPERSIPMEQLLPEEANLAFQEWRTFSDKKDY from the coding sequence GTGACGGAAGACAAAAAACAAGAATTTATGCGGGAAGCGATTCAGCTTTCTATGGATACCATGAAAGCCGGCCACGGCGGGCCTTTTGGTGCCGTAATTGTTCGGAATAACCAGATTATTGCCCGTGGCTTTAATAATGTATTAGCTACTAACGACCCTACGGCCCATGCCGAAGTAGATGCCATCCGGAAAGCTTGCGCGGCTTTGCAAACTTTTCAGTTAACAGATTGCGAATTATACACCAGTTGCGAACCTTGCCCCATGTGCCTGGGCGCAATTTACTGGGCCCGGTTCCGGAAAGTGTATTACGGCAACACCAAACAAGATGCCGCCGCCATCGGCTTCGACGATCATTTTATTTACGAGCAAATAGATAAACCACTCCCGGAACGTAGTATTCCTATGGAGCAATTGCTACCCGAAGAAGCTAACCTTGCATTTCAGGAATGGCGCACGTTCTCGGATAAAAAAGATTACTAG
- a CDS encoding Hpt domain-containing protein: MEEPVVNLTYLRDLAGGDTKFMTDMIALFLKQTPANMHLLTGYLEQQNWENLKKLAHKMTSGVALMGIQELQNFLAELQTYTLQPINVELIPIKIAAIMAIYQKAVLELEKELFALAQLDCS, from the coding sequence ATGGAAGAACCAGTAGTAAACCTGACTTACTTGCGGGATTTAGCGGGAGGAGATACCAAGTTTATGACCGATATGATCGCGTTGTTTTTAAAGCAAACGCCAGCCAATATGCACCTGCTTACCGGCTACTTAGAACAGCAGAATTGGGAAAATTTAAAAAAGCTTGCCCATAAAATGACTTCGGGCGTAGCTCTAATGGGCATCCAGGAATTGCAAAACTTTTTGGCAGAGTTACAAACCTATACACTGCAACCAATAAACGTAGAATTAATTCCAATTAAAATAGCGGCCATAATGGCTATTTACCAAAAAGCAGTCCTGGAATTAGAAAAAGAACTTTTTGCTTTAGCTCAACTTGATTGTTCTTAA
- a CDS encoding GbsR/MarR family transcriptional regulator has protein sequence MVEKVGISHEMAGMQPAAARIMGLLYVADKPELTFDEITDCLQIAKSATSNAINLLLQADHIEYITYLGDRKRYFRLKVSNWRDSFTRRIEGMTKFNEILRQVLEVRTPDTPEFNNNLKDLIDFLDFVNQELPGLLHKWENRNK, from the coding sequence ATGGTTGAAAAAGTGGGCATTTCGCACGAGATGGCCGGTATGCAACCAGCGGCTGCCCGCATTATGGGTTTGCTTTACGTAGCCGACAAGCCGGAACTCACTTTCGACGAAATTACGGACTGCCTGCAAATTGCCAAAAGCGCTACCAGCAATGCGATTAACTTGCTTTTGCAAGCCGATCACATTGAATACATCACGTACTTAGGCGATCGCAAACGTTATTTTCGGTTAAAAGTGTCGAATTGGCGGGATAGTTTTACCCGAAGAATCGAAGGCATGACCAAATTTAACGAGATTCTGCGGCAAGTTCTGGAAGTACGTACCCCGGATACGCCCGAGTTCAACAATAACCTGAAAGATCTGATAGATTTTTTAGATTTCGTGAATCAGGAACTACCTGGATTATTACATAAGTGGGAGAACCGGAATAAATAA
- a CDS encoding TolC family protein: MKKLVYLTGLLLFLFQPGFSQTQPAPGAKLSLPEALKFALANNETIKKAQLDEKGAEYKIKETKGSGLPQISGTGTVTTYPALATQLLPGELAGQPGTLIPVQFGTKYNTSGGIQLQQLLFRKSFFIGLQAAHTTQDLFALRTQMSEEEVIYNVSSAYLQLLQTKEQFATIDANFKRLEQLEKILTLQYKNDVATKVELNRVTVNKTNLENSRQTLNAAYDQQLNALKFFMGVPMQQIIEVDDAAVVLDIPIAAQDDAQAILADKVDFKLLNTQKDLYKLNVKNISSGYTPSLSAVGNYSYNAMRNEFNFFDGNQPWFKAVSIGVQLNVPIFDGFQRRNQIRQAQIDVDKTEQDISQLTRNTQMNLENARTQIETSLSSIQAQERNVNLAQEVYRNTNELYKEGLAPLTDVLDTEVSLREAQTNLNSERLKYQIAQLSYLQAKGGLKTLIK; encoded by the coding sequence GTGAAAAAACTAGTTTACCTAACCGGCTTATTGCTATTCTTATTTCAGCCGGGATTTTCGCAAACACAACCAGCGCCTGGAGCGAAGCTATCGTTACCCGAGGCTCTGAAGTTTGCGTTAGCAAATAACGAAACTATTAAAAAAGCGCAGCTCGACGAAAAAGGGGCGGAATACAAAATTAAAGAAACTAAAGGATCGGGCTTACCCCAAATTAGCGGTACTGGTACCGTAACCACGTATCCGGCCTTAGCTACCCAGTTATTACCCGGTGAGTTGGCCGGTCAGCCTGGTACGCTTATTCCGGTGCAGTTTGGTACCAAGTATAATACCAGCGGGGGCATTCAGTTGCAGCAATTGTTGTTCCGCAAATCATTCTTTATTGGATTGCAGGCCGCCCATACTACCCAGGATCTATTTGCTTTGCGCACGCAAATGAGCGAGGAAGAAGTGATTTATAACGTGAGCTCGGCTTACTTGCAATTACTGCAAACCAAAGAACAATTTGCTACCATCGATGCCAACTTTAAGCGTTTAGAGCAACTGGAAAAAATATTAACCCTCCAGTACAAAAACGATGTGGCCACTAAAGTAGAGTTAAACCGGGTAACGGTGAATAAAACCAACCTGGAAAATAGCCGGCAAACTTTAAATGCGGCTTATGACCAACAGTTAAACGCCCTGAAGTTTTTCATGGGCGTGCCCATGCAACAAATCATTGAAGTAGATGATGCGGCGGTGGTGCTGGATATCCCGATTGCTGCCCAAGACGATGCCCAAGCTATTCTGGCTGATAAAGTAGACTTTAAATTGCTGAACACGCAAAAAGACTTGTACAAGTTAAATGTGAAAAACATCAGCTCCGGTTATACCCCGTCTTTATCGGCCGTTGGTAATTACAGCTATAACGCCATGCGGAACGAGTTTAACTTTTTCGATGGCAATCAGCCCTGGTTTAAAGCAGTATCTATTGGAGTGCAATTAAACGTACCGATTTTCGACGGTTTCCAGCGAAGAAACCAAATTCGGCAGGCTCAAATAGATGTGGATAAAACCGAGCAGGATATTAGCCAGTTAACCCGCAACACGCAGATGAACCTGGAGAATGCCCGCACACAAATTGAAACCAGTTTATCGTCTATTCAGGCGCAGGAACGAAATGTGAATCTGGCGCAGGAAGTATACCGCAATACCAACGAATTGTACAAAGAAGGTTTAGCCCCGCTTACCGACGTGCTAGATACCGAAGTAAGCTTGCGGGAAGCGCAAACTAACCTGAACAGTGAAAGATTAAAATATCAAATAGCCCAATTATCTTATTTACAAGCCAAAGGCGGATTAAAAACTTTAATAAAATAG
- a CDS encoding efflux RND transporter periplasmic adaptor subunit, producing the protein MKKLIYILVALVLVGAVAFKLIQNKEEMATEAAVAEIKSEAISVQVTAPKVGKIYKSFNAQGNFRPVQTLTLLSEATGQIQQVLKRKGDRVRQGELLVQVEANTAKADLATIEANYEKAKRDLGRFENLASGEAITKRQLEDARLQVQTTQAQLINARQRVAKTRIVAPISGEINEMYIEVGSYLNAGTKLYDIVNVDRLKLNVKVDEAQVLLIKKGAKVEVKADVNAGQTFPGVVTAIAAQADNSLKYDVEIEVKNSNANSLRAGMYGTAAFEIADTRDALLIPREAIVGSIQDPSVYVVENNVARLRKVKAGTITQDQVEIAQGLKAGEKVVQSGQINLRDGLKVSVL; encoded by the coding sequence ATGAAAAAACTGATTTATATTCTGGTTGCGCTGGTACTCGTGGGAGCTGTCGCGTTTAAATTAATTCAGAATAAAGAAGAAATGGCCACCGAAGCCGCGGTAGCCGAAATTAAAAGCGAAGCTATTTCGGTGCAGGTAACCGCCCCGAAAGTAGGTAAAATATATAAATCTTTTAACGCTCAAGGAAATTTCCGGCCGGTACAAACCTTAACCTTACTCTCCGAAGCAACTGGTCAGATTCAGCAAGTGTTGAAGCGGAAAGGCGACCGGGTACGCCAGGGGGAATTATTGGTGCAGGTAGAAGCCAATACGGCAAAAGCCGATTTAGCAACTATTGAAGCCAATTACGAAAAAGCCAAAAGAGATTTAGGCCGCTTCGAGAACTTAGCCTCCGGCGAAGCCATTACCAAACGCCAGTTAGAAGATGCCCGCTTACAAGTGCAAACTACCCAGGCGCAGTTAATCAACGCCCGCCAACGGGTAGCTAAAACCCGCATTGTAGCACCTATTTCGGGTGAAATTAACGAAATGTACATCGAAGTAGGTTCTTACTTAAATGCCGGAACCAAGCTGTACGACATCGTGAACGTGGATCGTCTGAAATTGAATGTGAAAGTAGACGAAGCTCAAGTGTTGTTAATTAAAAAAGGAGCTAAAGTAGAAGTAAAAGCCGATGTAAACGCCGGCCAAACTTTCCCGGGAGTAGTAACTGCTATTGCCGCTCAAGCCGATAACTCTTTGAAGTACGACGTGGAGATTGAAGTGAAAAATTCGAATGCCAATAGCTTACGCGCCGGTATGTACGGTACTGCTGCTTTTGAAATTGCCGATACCCGCGACGCACTTTTGATCCCGCGCGAAGCCATTGTGGGTAGCATTCAGGACCCATCGGTTTACGTGGTGGAAAACAATGTAGCCCGTTTACGCAAAGTAAAAGCTGGTACCATTACTCAGGATCAGGTAGAAATTGCGCAGGGCTTAAAAGCTGGCGAGAAAGTAGTACAAAGCGGCCAAATTAACCTGCGCGACGGCTTAAAAGTGAGTGTTCTTTAA
- a CDS encoding efflux RND transporter permease subunit, with translation MNITKISIQRSTIVVVVFTVLTLLGVGAYNSLNYELLPKFSPPVLTITTLYPGASPSEVENSVTKEIEDAISSLENVDNIKSTSQESFSIIVINLKQGTNVDLSLQDAQRKVNAILAQLPEDADPPALGKFDFDDLPIIKMGATANMPATEFFDLIENQIKPQLSRAQGVAQIKILGGQEREIKINLNANKLEAYGISSLQIMQMVRSSNLDFPTGEIKDANGQTQIRLAGKFSSLNQLQNLVIRQDNRGVVRLSDLAEVQDSQKDVEILSRINSKPSVGITIQKQSDANAVEVSEQTRATLAQLEQTYANVGLKFNIANDSSQFTLEAADSVMHDLFLAVILVAVVMLLFLHSLRNAVIVMISIPASLVATFIAIYLFGFSLNLMSLMAISLVVGILVDDAIVVIENIYRHMEMGKKPAQAAYDGIREISATVTSITLVIVVVFVPLALSSGLVSDILRQFAVVVAVATLISLFVAFTLIPLLASRFSKLEHVSDKNLFGRFILAFERFLDRVIEVFASTLKWAFNHKIVVLTLTVVAFVGSVMLIPAGFIGSEFIGNGDRGEVNFQLELPKNATVEQTNAATTKIENYLQKYPEITRVFTTVGATSSSQQGQSSAYESEVFVALVPVEKRDFSTEKFSRLVKAEVESLIPGVKVTPVPVGLVGSSQAPIQIVLSGPNLDTLLNFSQRVMNEVVKVPGTSDVETSVEGGNPEIEVAVDRDKMASLGLTLETVGAGMQVAFSGNTDAEYREGTNNYDINIRLDEFDRRNVTDIANLAFVNNAGQTIRLGQFADIKQSSGPSKLERTDRVTSVNVNSQVVGRPSGSVGAEIQQRLAALKMPQGVGITYEGNLKNQSEGFGTLGVALLASIIFMYLIMVGLYDSYVYPFVVLFSIPLAIIGALLALALASETLSIFSILGIIMMIGLVAKNAIMVVDFTNKLKSEGVPVKQALVEAVRIRFRPILMTTLAMVIGMLPIALAGGAVAASKNGLAWALIGGLSSSMFLTLIVVPIIYYIFDRILAKFGLDKTTKIELEDKTVEELERETAEMEEKLMHA, from the coding sequence ATGAATATAACAAAAATATCCATACAGCGGTCGACCATTGTGGTAGTGGTTTTCACCGTATTAACCTTGCTGGGGGTTGGGGCCTACAATTCGTTAAACTACGAGTTGTTGCCCAAATTCAGTCCGCCGGTACTTACTATTACCACTTTGTACCCAGGTGCTTCGCCTTCAGAAGTGGAGAACTCGGTAACTAAGGAAATTGAGGATGCGATTTCTTCCCTGGAAAACGTGGACAATATTAAAAGTACTTCCCAGGAAAGCTTCTCTATTATAGTAATTAATTTAAAACAAGGCACCAACGTAGATTTAAGTTTGCAGGATGCGCAGCGGAAAGTAAACGCTATTCTGGCCCAATTGCCCGAAGATGCCGACCCACCCGCTTTAGGTAAATTCGACTTTGATGATCTACCTATTATTAAAATGGGGGCTACTGCCAACATGCCAGCTACCGAGTTCTTCGATTTGATTGAAAATCAAATCAAGCCGCAGTTATCACGGGCACAAGGGGTAGCGCAGATTAAAATTCTGGGTGGACAGGAACGCGAAATTAAAATTAACCTGAATGCGAATAAACTGGAAGCTTACGGTATTTCGTCGCTGCAGATAATGCAAATGGTACGGAGCTCTAACCTGGACTTCCCGACTGGTGAGATTAAAGACGCGAATGGCCAAACCCAGATTCGTCTGGCTGGTAAGTTTTCTTCTTTAAATCAATTACAGAATTTAGTAATTCGGCAGGATAACCGGGGAGTGGTGCGCTTAAGCGATTTAGCTGAAGTGCAAGATTCTCAGAAAGATGTAGAAATTCTTAGCCGAATTAATTCTAAGCCTTCCGTAGGTATTACCATCCAGAAACAGTCGGATGCGAACGCTGTGGAAGTAAGTGAACAAACCCGCGCAACCTTGGCTCAACTGGAACAAACCTACGCCAACGTGGGTCTGAAATTTAACATTGCCAACGATAGCTCGCAGTTTACCTTGGAAGCCGCGGATTCGGTAATGCACGACTTGTTCCTGGCCGTTATTCTGGTGGCTGTGGTAATGTTATTGTTCCTGCATAGCTTGCGTAACGCGGTAATTGTAATGATTTCCATTCCGGCTTCTTTGGTAGCTACTTTTATCGCGATTTACCTGTTTGGTTTCTCGTTAAACCTGATGTCTTTAATGGCGATATCATTAGTGGTAGGTATTCTGGTGGATGACGCGATTGTGGTGATCGAGAATATTTACCGACACATGGAGATGGGTAAGAAACCGGCGCAAGCTGCGTACGATGGTATCCGGGAAATTAGTGCGACGGTAACTTCCATTACTTTAGTAATTGTGGTGGTGTTCGTACCATTGGCTCTATCTAGTGGTCTGGTATCGGATATTCTGCGGCAGTTTGCCGTGGTGGTAGCGGTAGCCACATTAATTAGTTTGTTTGTAGCTTTTACTTTGATTCCGTTGTTAGCTAGTCGTTTCTCTAAGTTAGAGCACGTATCTGATAAAAACTTGTTTGGTCGGTTTATTCTGGCTTTCGAGCGCTTCCTGGACCGGGTAATTGAGGTATTTGCCAGCACTTTAAAATGGGCCTTTAACCACAAAATAGTAGTTTTAACTTTAACTGTTGTGGCCTTTGTGGGTTCGGTAATGTTAATCCCAGCCGGTTTTATCGGTAGTGAGTTTATTGGTAACGGTGACCGGGGTGAAGTTAACTTCCAGTTAGAATTACCTAAAAATGCTACGGTAGAGCAAACCAATGCCGCTACTACTAAAATTGAAAATTACCTGCAAAAGTACCCAGAGATTACGCGGGTATTTACAACGGTGGGCGCTACCTCTTCGTCGCAGCAAGGTCAAAGTTCGGCTTATGAATCGGAGGTATTCGTGGCTCTGGTGCCGGTAGAAAAACGGGATTTCAGTACCGAGAAGTTTAGCCGGTTAGTAAAAGCCGAAGTAGAAAGCTTAATTCCGGGAGTGAAAGTAACGCCAGTTCCGGTTGGTTTAGTAGGTAGCTCCCAGGCTCCCATCCAGATTGTGTTGTCTGGTCCGAACCTGGATACTTTGTTGAATTTTTCGCAACGGGTAATGAACGAAGTAGTAAAAGTACCGGGCACTTCGGACGTAGAAACCTCGGTAGAAGGAGGTAATCCGGAAATAGAAGTAGCCGTGGATCGCGATAAAATGGCTAGTCTGGGCTTAACCCTGGAAACGGTAGGTGCTGGTATGCAGGTAGCGTTTAGCGGGAACACCGATGCCGAATACCGCGAAGGAACCAACAACTACGACATCAACATTCGTTTGGATGAGTTTGACCGCCGCAACGTAACCGATATTGCTAATTTAGCTTTCGTAAATAATGCCGGACAAACCATTCGTTTAGGTCAGTTTGCCGACATTAAACAATCTTCCGGTCCTTCTAAACTGGAGCGTACCGACCGGGTAACTTCCGTTAACGTGAACTCACAAGTAGTAGGTCGTCCTTCAGGTTCGGTAGGTGCTGAAATTCAGCAAAGATTAGCCGCGCTTAAAATGCCGCAAGGTGTAGGTATTACTTACGAAGGTAACCTGAAAAACCAATCCGAAGGTTTTGGTACTTTAGGAGTGGCCTTGCTGGCTTCCATTATCTTCATGTATTTGATTATGGTGGGCTTGTACGATAGTTACGTATATCCGTTTGTGGTATTGTTCTCTATTCCGCTGGCGATTATCGGAGCTTTACTGGCCCTGGCTTTAGCTTCGGAAACCTTGAGTATTTTCTCTATCCTGGGTATCATCATGATGATTGGTCTGGTAGCGAAGAACGCGATTATGGTGGTGGACTTTACAAACAAGCTGAAGTCGGAAGGGGTGCCGGTGAAACAAGCCTTGGTGGAAGCCGTGCGGATTCGTTTCCGGCCGATCTTGATGACTACCCTAGCGATGGTAATTGGTATGTTGCCGATTGCGTTAGCCGGTGGTGCCGTTGCGGCTTCTAAAAACGGTTTAGCCTGGGCCTTGATTGGTGGTTTGAGCAGTTCGATGTTCTTAACCCTGATTGTGGTACCAATTATCTACTACATCTTCGACCGGATTTTAGCTAAGTTTGGTTTAGATAAAACTACTAAGATTGAGTTGGAAGATAAAACAGTGGAAGAGCTGGAACGCGAAACCGCGGAGATGGAAGAAAAACTAATGCACGCTTAA